One window of the Rhipicephalus sanguineus isolate Rsan-2018 chromosome 4, BIME_Rsan_1.4, whole genome shotgun sequence genome contains the following:
- the LOC125758303 gene encoding uncharacterized protein LOC125758303: MSLAEPDAQLTLGTTMPQDQADPPNIGRNSHTADAPGDAVSAVSLRLPQYWERNPTIWFLQVESQFHICRITSQLQKFHHVVSALPPAAAEEVSDILVSFRTNLPAAPYDELKAALLDRTAASERTRIQQLLSTAELGDRRPTQLLRQMMQLLGSRAHAMDNAVLRELFLQRLPSNVQMVLATASTMDLPSLAALADKVMEVATQHLQVAAVSAPSTRPPSSCAASRLTTATTPPSHIDHLCDRLEEIIVAATRQDYAPRRSRQRGRSRTAHRAGERDRSESTGPSLCYYHRRFGAEARHCLLPCAWTGNPPADH, from the coding sequence ATGTCCCTCGCAGAGCCGGACGCACAACTGACACTAGGCACCACCATGCCACAAGATCAGGCAGATCCCCCTAACATCGGCCGGAATTCCCACACTGCAGACGCCCCCGGTGACGCAGTCTCTGCGGTATCCCTACGACTGCCACAATACTGGGAGCGCAACCCGACCATCTGGTTCCTGCAGGTGGAATCGCAGTTCCACATATGCCGTATAACATCGCAGCTGCAAAAATTCCACCACGTCGTCAGTGCACTGCCGCCTGCTGCAGCAGAAGAGGTCTCCGACATACTGGTTTCCTTCAGGACGAACCTCCCGGCAGCTCCCTACGACGAACTCAAGGCAGCGCTGCTCGACAGAACCGCTGCATCGGAACGGACGCGGATTCAACAGTTGCTCTCAACTGCGGAGCTCGGCGACCGGAGGCCCACGCAGCTGCTTCGTCAGATGATGCAGCTCCTCGGTTCGCGCGCCCACGCAATGGACAATGCCGTGCTACGCGAGCTGTTTCTCCAACGCTTGCCGTCCAACGTGCAAATGGTGCTGGCCACCGCTTCCACTATGGATTTGCCGTCACTCGCCGCACTCGCCGACAAAGTCATGGAAGTGGCGACGCAGCACTTGCAAGTCGCTGCCGTCAGCGCTCCTTCTACACGACCCCCGTCGTCATGTGCTGCTTCTAGATTGACAACCGCTACCACCCCGCCTTCCCACATCGACCACCTCTGTGACAGGCTCGAAGAAATAATCGTGGCAGCCACGCGACAAGACTATGCTCCACGCCGTTCGCGACAACGTGGCCGATCCAGAACCGCCCACCGTGCCGGGGAACGTGATCGGAGTGAGTCTACAGGCCCAAGCTTGTGCTACTACCATCGCCGTTTTGGAGCCGAAGCGCGCCACTGCCTGTTGCCATGCGCTTGGACGGGAAACCCGCCGGCCGACCactag